In Cucurbita pepo subsp. pepo cultivar mu-cu-16 chromosome LG04, ASM280686v2, whole genome shotgun sequence, the following are encoded in one genomic region:
- the LOC111792443 gene encoding auxin transporter-like protein 5, protein MATTTDKAVVETVIAGNYVEMEAGGNPNTVKSKLSKLFWHGGSVYDAWFSCASNQVAQVLLTLPYSFSQLGMLSGVLFQLFYGLLGSWTAYLISVLYVEYRTRKEREKVDFRNHVIQWFEVLDGLLGKHWRNVGLAFNCTFLLFGSVIQLIACASNIYYINDNLDKRTWTYIFGACCATTVFIPSFRNYRIWSFLGLLMTTYTAWYLTIASILHGQVEGVKHSGPTKLVLYFTGATNILYTFGGHAVTVEIMHAMWKPQKFKGIYLVATVYVLTLTLPSAAAVYWAFGDMLLNHSNAFSLLPRSPLRDMAVILMLIHQFITFGFACTPLYFVWEKAIGMHECKSLCKRAAARLPVVIPIWFLAIIFPFFGPINSTVGSLLVSFTVYIIPALAHMFTFRSSASRENAVEQPPRFTGRWVGAYVINAFVVGWVLVVGFGFGGWASVTNFIHQIDTFGLFTKCYQCALPPSSTVNATAPPPQHHHHPGNH, encoded by the exons ATGGCCACAACAACCGATAAAGCGGTGGTGGAGACAGTTATTGCCGGAAATTATGTCGAAATGGAGGCCGGCGGCAACCCCAACACCGTCAAATCCAAGCTCTCCAAGCTCTTCTGGCATGGCGGCTCTGTTTATGACGCCTGGTTTAGCTGTGCTTCAAATCAG GTTGCTCAAGTTCTGCTTACTCTGCCCTACTCGTTTTCCCAACTGGGAATGCTGTCTGGAGTTCTGTTTCAGCTCTTTTATGGCTTGCTTGGTAGCTGGACTGCCTATTTGATTAGTGTACTCTATGTTGAATATAGAactagaaaagaaagggaaaaagttGATTTCAGAAACCATGTCATTCAG TGGTTTGAAGTTCTTGATGGGTTGCTTGGAAAGCATTGGAGGAATGTGGGTTTGGCTTTTAATTGCACTTTTCTTCTGTTTGGATCTGTCATTCAGCTAATAGCTTGTGCAAG TAATATCTATTATATAAACGACAACCTAGACAAGAGGACTTGGACATATATCTTTGGAGCTTGCTGTGCCACCACTGTGTTCATTCCTTCCTTTAGAAACTACAGAATTTGGTCTTTTCTTGGTCTTTTGATGACTACTTACACTGCTTGGTACCTCACTATTGCCTCCATTCTTCATGGACAG GTGGAGGGAGTTAAGCACTCTGGTCCAACTAAGTTGGTGCTTTACTTCACTGGGGCTACGAACATTCTTTACACATTTGGTGGACATGCTGTTACTGT GGAAATCATGCACGCAATGTGGAAGCCACAGAAATTCAAGGGAATCTACTTGGTAGCAACAGTGTATGTCCTAACACTGACACTCCCATCAGCAGCCGCCGTGTATTGGGCATTTGGAGACATGCTTCTTAATCACTCCAACGCCTTCTCCCTCCTCCCAAGATCGCCCCTCAGAGACATGGCTGTCATCTTGATGCTCATCCACCAG TTCATCACGTTTGGATTTGCTTGCACTCCGCTCTACTTTGTGTGGGAGAAAGCCATTGGAATGCACGAATGTAAGAGCTTGTGTAAAAGGGCAGCTGCGAGATTGCCTGTGGTCATTCCTATCTGGTTTTTGGCTATAATCTTCCCTTTCTTTGGTCCTATTAACTCCACCGTTGGATCTCTCCTTGTTAGCTTCACAGTTTACATCATCCCTGCTTTAGCTCACATGTTCACCTTCCGATCGTCTGCTTCCCGTGAG AATGCAGTGGAGCAACCTCCAAGGTTCACCGGAAGATGGGTCGGAGCCTACGTGATCAACGCATTCGTGGTCGGTTGGGTATTGGTCGTTGGGTTCGGATTCGGAGGGTGGGCTAGTGTGACCAACTTCATACATCAAATCGACACATTCGGGCTTTTCACCAAGTGTTACCAATGCGCTCTCCCACCATCATCGACAGTAAACGCCACGGCACCACCACCGCAGCACCACCATCATCCCGGTAACCATTAA
- the LOC111792508 gene encoding glycine-rich protein 2-like, whose amino-acid sequence MGERVSGKVKWFSDQKGYGFISPNEGGEDLFVHQSSIRSEGFRSLGVGEDVEFQIEAEADGRSKAVDVTGPGESSVQGSRGGGGGGGGTYGGGGGGGYGGGGGGRGRRGGYGFNGGSGGGGRGSYGGSGGGGYGGGYGSGGGGGGGACFKCGEAGHMARDCYQSGSQGGGDRYSGGGGGGGGNCYSCGESGHFARECPSSGR is encoded by the coding sequence ATGGGGGAAAGGGTTAGTGGAAAAGTGAAGTGGTTCAGTGACCAGAAGGGCTATGGCTTCATCTCTCCCAACGAGGGAGGTGAAGATCTTTTCGTTCATCAGTCCTCGATTAGATCCGAGGGTTTCCGAAGTCTCGGCGTCGGCGAGGATGTCGAGTTTCAGATCGAGGCGGAGGCTGATGGTCGATCGAAGGCCGTGGATGTTACTGGCCCTGGAGAATCATCTGTGCAGGGCAGTCGCGGTGGAGGCGGCGGTGGAGGTGGTACGTACGGCGGTGGTGGAGGTGGTGGGTATGGAGGCGGGGGAGGTGGAAGAGGGAGACGTGGTGGGTATGGGTTTAATGGAGGTAGCGGCGGTGGTGGGCGAGGTTCATACGGTGGTAGTGGAGGCGGTGGGTATGGTGGGGGTTATGGtagcggtggtggtggtggtggtggtgctTGTTTTAAGTGTGGTGAGGCTGGGCATATGGCTAGAGACTGCTACCAGAGTGGATCTCAAGGCGGTGGAGATAGGTAcagcggtggcggtggcggtggcggtggaaACTGCTATAGCTGCGGCGAATCTGGGCATTTTGCTAGAGAGTGTCCCAGCAGTGGGCGTTGA